A single Curtobacterium sp. MCSS17_015 DNA region contains:
- a CDS encoding acyl-CoA dehydrogenase yields MSGQSTAPASRRTKIFALAAGGSLVVGGVGFTLAAWTDTEWVFGGNGAGGAGVGTSTFEVEQSVAGAPFTAGWTQAETNPGQGMTFTADALALSPGEASYAAVALRTVSGSVAGTLRLESATPAAGITTADADEILWDALQVRVATTATSASCSAATFNDPAAVIASGSLGTAGATVTQALAANSGSAQAYCFEVSLPTSPALPAGFELDALQGRTVAPAWEFTAESA; encoded by the coding sequence ATGTCAGGACAGTCCACCGCGCCCGCTTCTCGGCGCACCAAGATCTTCGCCCTCGCAGCCGGCGGTTCTCTCGTCGTCGGTGGGGTTGGATTCACCCTCGCCGCGTGGACGGACACGGAATGGGTGTTCGGCGGGAACGGCGCTGGAGGCGCTGGGGTTGGTACATCCACGTTCGAGGTCGAGCAAAGCGTCGCCGGAGCACCCTTCACGGCCGGATGGACCCAAGCGGAAACGAACCCGGGCCAGGGCATGACCTTCACAGCAGACGCGCTCGCGCTGTCGCCGGGCGAAGCGTCGTACGCTGCGGTGGCGCTCCGCACGGTTTCGGGATCCGTTGCAGGAACGCTTCGCCTCGAGTCCGCGACGCCCGCGGCCGGCATCACGACCGCTGACGCGGACGAGATTCTGTGGGATGCACTGCAGGTTCGCGTCGCTACGACGGCGACGTCAGCATCCTGCAGCGCAGCGACGTTCAACGACCCCGCAGCCGTCATCGCAAGCGGTTCCCTGGGGACGGCAGGGGCTACGGTGACGCAAGCGCTGGCAGCGAATTCGGGATCCGCCCAGGCGTACTGCTTCGAGGTCTCCTTGCCCACCAGTCCTGCCCTGCCAGCGGGCTTCGAACTCGATGCCCTGCAAGGGCGGACTGTGGCACCGGCGTGGGAGTTCACGGCCGAATCAGCGTGA
- a CDS encoding helix-turn-helix domain-containing protein: protein MSVPTFVDVATTNADEAAQAISQSFGYTAALSAGALSYRQRVVGGDAVTIADLELGAKLQVDLDATDEVMLVQVESGTYAYNPWGSEQVIGQGEAFLMPPDQGLQFSIDHATVSTCSFSAGLLQEIASELWDVEHVQLREGAVRPLDAAQHWLWRRTVEEYRHQVLETPEIYADELLRDQASRYLVVSAITAFGLVETPIRSAAMPSAAVRRAIAYIDDHLQESITSQDIASAARLSQRGLSLAFQRERGQSPMQYVRLARVAGTRRALLSADPTRGDSVTAVAAAWGFSNPGRFSALYRATYGESPRETLTR, encoded by the coding sequence GTGAGCGTGCCTACCTTCGTCGACGTTGCGACGACGAACGCTGATGAAGCAGCTCAGGCGATCAGTCAGAGCTTTGGGTACACGGCAGCCCTGTCCGCGGGGGCGTTGTCGTACCGTCAGCGGGTTGTCGGCGGCGATGCCGTCACGATCGCCGATTTGGAGCTCGGCGCCAAGCTGCAGGTCGATCTCGATGCCACTGATGAGGTGATGCTCGTCCAGGTGGAGTCAGGCACCTACGCGTACAACCCGTGGGGCTCAGAGCAGGTGATCGGTCAGGGCGAAGCGTTCTTGATGCCACCTGATCAGGGATTACAGTTCAGCATCGACCACGCCACGGTCTCGACATGCTCGTTCTCGGCAGGGCTGCTCCAAGAAATCGCGAGCGAGCTGTGGGACGTCGAGCATGTCCAGCTGCGAGAGGGCGCGGTACGCCCTCTCGATGCCGCGCAGCACTGGTTGTGGCGCCGGACCGTTGAGGAATACCGGCACCAGGTCCTTGAGACACCGGAGATCTACGCCGATGAGCTGCTCCGCGATCAAGCGTCCCGGTACCTGGTTGTCAGCGCGATCACTGCGTTCGGCCTCGTCGAAACGCCGATCCGCTCCGCTGCGATGCCGAGTGCCGCGGTGCGACGCGCTATCGCCTACATCGACGATCACCTTCAGGAATCGATCACGTCGCAGGACATCGCCTCGGCAGCCCGGCTGTCGCAACGAGGGCTGTCACTGGCGTTCCAACGGGAACGTGGCCAGTCACCCATGCAGTACGTGCGGCTCGCTCGTGTTGCCGGCACCCGAAGGGCTCTGCTGTCGGCGGACCCCACTCGGGGTGATTCAGTGACCGCCGTCGCGGCAGCCTGGGGTTTCAGCAATCCCGGACGTTTCAGCGCGCTGTATCGAGCGACGTACGGCGAGAGTCCGCGCGAGACCCTGACCCGCTGA